In one Bacteroidales bacterium WCE2004 genomic region, the following are encoded:
- a CDS encoding glycine cleavage system H protein: MSKIADGLLYSESHEWVKVDGNVAIIGVSDFAQSEMGDITYVEMPDVDDEVEAGSDFGALESVKTSSELIAPVSGKVIARNDELEDKPELINEDAYEAWIIKVEMFDASELDALLNASAYANIAK; the protein is encoded by the coding sequence ATGAGCAAAATAGCAGACGGACTCCTCTACAGCGAGTCCCACGAATGGGTCAAAGTGGATGGCAACGTGGCCATCATCGGCGTCTCCGACTTCGCGCAGAGCGAGATGGGGGACATCACCTATGTCGAAATGCCCGACGTCGACGATGAGGTCGAGGCCGGCAGCGACTTCGGCGCCCTGGAGAGCGTGAAGACCTCCAGCGAGCTGATCGCGCCCGTGTCCGGCAAGGTCATCGCCCGCAACGACGAGCTCGAGGACAAGCCCGAACTCATCAACGAAGACGCCTACGAGGCCTGGATCATCAAGGTCGAGATGTTCGACGCTTCGGAGCTCGACGCCCTGTTGAACGCATCTGCCTACGCTAACATAGCCAAATAA
- a CDS encoding glycine dehydrogenase subunit 1: MGAFSYFPQTGEDIRVMLERIGVGSLDDLYADVPADFIYKGEYDLPSAMSEQQVRDFFEGLAAKNARLKVFVGQGAYDHYVPSVIPYITSRSEFLTAYTPYQCEISQGTLRYIFEWQSMICRLTGLDCANASMYDGPTAAAEAMRMCVASTKKRNSVIVSARLLPHVIDTVRTYAKYAGINVVVTDKVAEEVAEGVLDLAGVIVPSINRFGIIESHLGLAELVHQAGALLVEYCDPSALAVVKSPAEWGADIAVGDGQSLGIPLCFGGPYVGFMACTAALMRKLPGRIVGQTVDASGKRCYVLTLQAREQHIRREKATSNICSNESLMALWCTVYLSLMGPEGMRKLNALCYEGAHYLHDALLATGKFEQVFDGEFLKEFCLKPRCDVQKMQQALLDAGFFAGLQTEDGYVTFCVTEKHTREELDRIVEIVKSI; the protein is encoded by the coding sequence ATGGGAGCATTCAGCTATTTTCCCCAGACCGGGGAAGATATCCGCGTGATGCTCGAAAGGATCGGCGTCGGGTCGCTGGACGACCTCTACGCCGATGTCCCCGCGGATTTTATCTACAAGGGGGAGTACGACCTGCCGTCCGCGATGAGCGAACAGCAGGTTCGTGACTTTTTCGAGGGCCTTGCGGCCAAGAACGCCCGTCTGAAGGTGTTCGTCGGCCAGGGCGCATATGACCATTATGTTCCTTCGGTGATTCCCTACATTACCTCCCGGAGCGAATTCCTGACCGCCTACACGCCGTACCAGTGCGAGATCTCGCAGGGTACGCTGCGCTATATCTTCGAGTGGCAGTCGATGATCTGCCGGCTGACCGGCCTTGACTGCGCCAACGCCTCGATGTACGACGGCCCGACGGCCGCCGCCGAGGCGATGCGCATGTGTGTGGCCAGCACCAAGAAGCGCAATTCCGTGATTGTGTCGGCGCGGCTCCTGCCGCACGTGATCGATACGGTCCGCACTTACGCCAAGTACGCCGGTATCAACGTCGTCGTCACGGACAAGGTGGCCGAGGAGGTCGCCGAGGGGGTGCTGGACCTGGCGGGCGTCATTGTCCCGTCCATCAACCGTTTCGGCATCATCGAGAGCCACCTCGGCCTGGCAGAGCTCGTCCATCAGGCTGGCGCGCTGCTCGTCGAGTATTGCGACCCGTCCGCCCTCGCCGTGGTCAAGAGCCCGGCGGAGTGGGGGGCCGACATCGCCGTGGGCGACGGCCAGTCGCTCGGCATTCCGCTCTGCTTCGGCGGTCCGTATGTGGGCTTCATGGCCTGCACGGCGGCCCTGATGCGCAAGCTCCCGGGCCGCATCGTCGGCCAGACCGTCGACGCCTCCGGCAAGCGCTGCTATGTGCTGACCCTGCAGGCGCGCGAGCAGCACATCCGCCGCGAGAAGGCTACTTCCAACATCTGCTCCAATGAGTCGCTGATGGCGCTCTGGTGCACGGTGTATCTGTCCCTGATGGGCCCCGAGGGCATGCGCAAGCTCAACGCGCTTTGCTACGAGGGCGCGCACTATCTGCACGATGCGCTGCTCGCGACGGGCAAGTTCGAGCAGGTCTTCGACGGGGAGTTCCTGAAGGAATTCTGCCTCAAGCCGCGCTGCGATGTCCAGAAGATGCAGCAGGCGCTGCTCGACGCGGGTTTCTTCGCCGGCCTCCAGACGGAGGACGGCTATGTGACTTTCTGCGTCACGGAGAAGCACACGCGCGAGGAGCTGGACCGGATCGTCGAAATCGTCAAATCAATCTAA
- a CDS encoding glycine dehydrogenase subunit 2, whose protein sequence is MKYYDKLIFELSKPGRTGYSLPTAACPPETSGSAEPHHCASLAVPPLTMPRVAGFQEGSCCSAKSSIVWRESKLDLPEVSEVDVVRHYTNLSQMNFGVDTGFYPLGSCTMKYNPKINEEIANMPAFLGLHPLQPESTTQGALAIYVGMDKALAAITGMKHFTFLPCAGAHGELTGLMLMREYHMSRGDNARTKVIVPDSAHGTNPASAAVCGLDIVVVKSKENGLVDVDALKPLLGPDIAGIMMTNPNTLGLFERDIKEIAELVHGCGGLLYYDGANMNPLLGVVRPGDMGFDIMHLNLHKTFSTPHGGGGPGSGPVGVSDKVVPFLHIPRVSGFHGNFGIILRAYAYILMLGREHIKMAGKLATLGANYIKESLKDCYKLPIPTVCKHEFVFDGLLEPNGVSTLDVAKRLLDYGFHAPTIYFPLLFHQAIMIEPTETESLETLDAFIAVMRQIAEEAKADPEMLHAAPHNTPIGRPDETTAARQPILKY, encoded by the coding sequence ATGAAATACTACGACAAACTCATTTTCGAACTCTCCAAACCCGGCAGGACCGGTTATTCTTTGCCGACAGCAGCCTGCCCTCCCGAAACGTCCGGCTCCGCCGAACCCCACCACTGCGCTTCGCTTGCGGTCCCCCCTCTTACCATGCCGAGGGTGGCAGGGTTTCAGGAGGGCAGCTGCTGCTCGGCAAAGAGCAGCATCGTGTGGAGAGAGAGCAAACTGGACCTTCCGGAGGTCAGTGAGGTGGATGTGGTCCGCCACTATACGAATCTGTCCCAGATGAACTTCGGCGTGGATACGGGTTTCTATCCGCTCGGATCCTGCACGATGAAATACAACCCCAAGATCAACGAGGAGATCGCCAACATGCCCGCATTCCTGGGCCTGCACCCGCTCCAGCCGGAGTCCACCACGCAGGGCGCCCTCGCGATCTATGTGGGCATGGACAAGGCCCTGGCCGCCATCACGGGCATGAAGCATTTCACCTTCCTGCCCTGCGCCGGCGCCCACGGCGAGCTCACCGGCCTGATGCTGATGCGCGAGTACCACATGAGCCGCGGCGACAACGCCCGCACCAAGGTCATCGTCCCCGACAGCGCCCACGGCACCAACCCGGCCTCCGCAGCCGTCTGCGGCCTGGACATCGTGGTCGTGAAGTCCAAGGAGAACGGCCTCGTGGACGTCGATGCCCTCAAGCCGCTCCTCGGCCCGGACATCGCCGGCATCATGATGACGAACCCCAACACCCTGGGCCTGTTCGAGCGCGACATCAAGGAGATCGCCGAACTCGTGCACGGCTGCGGCGGCCTGCTCTACTATGACGGCGCCAACATGAACCCGCTCCTGGGCGTGGTCCGGCCGGGCGACATGGGCTTCGACATCATGCACCTCAATCTGCACAAGACCTTCTCGACGCCCCACGGCGGCGGCGGTCCCGGCAGCGGCCCGGTCGGCGTGTCCGACAAGGTCGTCCCGTTCCTGCATATCCCGCGCGTGAGCGGTTTCCACGGCAATTTCGGCATCATCCTGCGGGCCTACGCCTACATCCTGATGCTCGGCCGCGAGCACATCAAGATGGCCGGAAAACTGGCCACGCTGGGCGCCAACTACATCAAGGAATCCCTCAAGGACTGCTACAAGCTGCCCATTCCGACGGTGTGCAAGCACGAATTCGTCTTCGACGGCCTGCTGGAGCCGAACGGCGTGTCTACGCTCGACGTCGCCAAGCGCCTGCTCGACTACGGCTTCCACGCGCCGACCATCTATTTCCCGCTGCTCTTCCACCAGGCCATCATGATCGAGCCCACGGAGACGGAGTCGCTGGAGACGCTCGACGCATTCATCGCCGTGATGCGGCAGATCGCCGAGGAGGCCAAGGCCGATCCGGAGATGCTGCACGCAGCGCCGCACAATACGCCGATCGGCCGTCCCGACGAGACGACCGCCGCCCGGCAGCCGATTTTGAAATATTGA
- a CDS encoding NAD(P)H-hydrate epimerase: MTNIDPAFLRPLLKTRPDDSHKGQYGHLLLVSGSQTMPGAAVLATGAALHSGCGLVTLHSTAYAVQAAVNCCPSAMFSLDPGDCFSRIPEGLMRFGAIAVGPGLGRAEVTAKAFGKLLARAQEEDIPMVLDADALGLLAQNPKLQDEIPAGSVMTPHEGELMRLVSWDSPEAKDEVVSALCRRTGCVLVSKGFHTRIYTPSGEKFVNTTGNAGMAKGGSGDVLTGLLGGLLARGYTAIEAAALAVWIHGYAGDALTARCTAEAYSSRDLVDALYLGFKALAE; this comes from the coding sequence ATGACGAACATCGACCCCGCATTCCTCCGTCCGTTGCTGAAGACCCGCCCGGACGACAGCCACAAAGGCCAGTATGGACACCTGCTGCTTGTAAGCGGCAGCCAGACGATGCCCGGCGCGGCCGTGCTCGCTACGGGAGCCGCGCTGCATTCGGGTTGCGGCCTCGTTACCCTCCATTCCACGGCGTATGCCGTGCAGGCGGCCGTCAACTGCTGCCCTTCGGCGATGTTCTCGCTGGATCCGGGCGACTGTTTCAGCCGCATCCCGGAAGGCCTGATGCGCTTCGGCGCCATTGCCGTCGGCCCCGGCCTGGGGCGGGCCGAGGTCACAGCCAAGGCCTTCGGCAAGCTCCTTGCGCGGGCGCAGGAGGAGGACATCCCGATGGTCCTGGACGCCGACGCGCTCGGCCTGCTGGCCCAGAATCCCAAGCTGCAGGACGAGATTCCGGCCGGGTCCGTGATGACGCCCCACGAAGGCGAACTGATGCGCCTCGTGTCCTGGGACAGCCCGGAGGCGAAAGACGAAGTCGTGTCCGCGCTCTGCCGTCGGACCGGCTGCGTGCTCGTGTCCAAGGGGTTCCACACCCGGATATACACGCCTTCCGGCGAGAAATTCGTCAATACCACCGGCAACGCGGGCATGGCAAAGGGCGGCAGCGGCGACGTGCTGACCGGTCTGCTGGGCGGCCTGCTCGCCCGCGGCTACACAGCCATCGAGGCCGCGGCGCTCGCCGTCTGGATCCACGGCTACGCCGGGGATGCCCTGACGGCGCGCTGCACCGCCGAGGCGTACAGCAGCCGCGACCTCGTGGACGCGCTGTACCTGGGCTTCAAGGCCCTTGCTGAATAG
- a CDS encoding tRNA-Thr(GGU) m(6)t(6)A37 methyltransferase TsaA, with amino-acid sequence MEIKPVAYFHAPLPEKFGLPRQAGVAGSLRGTVVLEPEYRSPDALRGLEDFDYIWLLWEFHLNRETSGDSLTVRPPRLGGNERVGVFASRAPYRPNRLGLSSVRIESVDAARGEIRVLGADLADGTPIYDIKPYVAYADSHARARSGFVDGHKWEPLQVRLPKEFFPYFSPDNVDGLFEILAQDPRPQYQDDPERIYGLLFEGRNIKFKVADGVLTVVAVEQTT; translated from the coding sequence ATGGAGATTAAACCTGTCGCATACTTCCATGCGCCACTGCCCGAGAAATTCGGTCTGCCGCGGCAGGCCGGCGTTGCGGGCTCGCTCCGCGGGACCGTGGTCCTGGAGCCCGAGTACCGCAGCCCGGACGCCCTGCGCGGCCTCGAAGATTTCGATTACATCTGGCTCCTCTGGGAGTTCCATCTCAACCGGGAGACATCCGGCGACAGCCTGACCGTCCGGCCGCCCCGGCTGGGCGGCAACGAGCGCGTCGGCGTGTTCGCCTCGCGCGCGCCCTACCGCCCCAACCGCCTGGGCCTGAGTTCGGTGCGCATCGAGTCCGTGGATGCCGCCAGAGGCGAGATCCGCGTCCTCGGCGCCGACCTCGCGGACGGTACGCCCATCTACGACATCAAGCCCTATGTGGCCTATGCCGACAGCCACGCCCGCGCCCGCAGCGGCTTCGTGGACGGCCACAAGTGGGAGCCCCTGCAGGTCCGGCTGCCGAAAGAGTTTTTCCCCTATTTCTCGCCGGACAACGTGGACGGTCTCTTCGAGATCCTCGCACAGGATCCCCGGCCGCAGTATCAGGACGACCCGGAACGAATATACGGCCTCCTGTTCGAAGGCCGTAATATCAAGTTCAAGGTCGCTGACGGAGTGCTTACCGTCGTCGCCGTGGAGCAGACGACGTAA
- a CDS encoding Peptidase family M23 — MKRRIYLILALCLSVLSSCGPRGRVIVGPVEILPTPPVGFIPECFDADSTLVRSGDSFTVLMNRLGLGASDAYALAQRCEGVFDVRKLRAGNPVQAYYETAQGGSRRLCYVVYAEDRVHSTVFQCADSLAVWRVEKPVVHRRRITDVTINSSLWNDMIAAGGSPNLIMTLADIYQWSVNFFTLQKNDRFRMIYTESVCEGDVVGIDTVHFCLFNAAAGKEVAAVRFDTGEGGRSTYWDKGGESLKRMFLKAPLKYNRISSRFSYARKHPVTGKVKAHTAVDYAAPTGTPVHAIGDGTVMRIGWDAGGGGNRIRLKHARGYETSYMHLSKYAPGLKVGTHVSQGQLIGYVGATGTATGPHLDFRVFQNGKAIDPLSLNSPASEPLDKKHLDKFNALYDKYIAELNTPVQAGRDAEENGD, encoded by the coding sequence GTGAAACGAAGAATCTACCTCATCCTGGCGCTCTGCCTTTCAGTTTTGTCATCCTGCGGCCCGCGCGGCCGTGTCATCGTCGGCCCCGTCGAGATCCTGCCCACTCCGCCGGTGGGATTTATCCCGGAATGTTTTGATGCCGATTCCACCCTGGTCCGTTCCGGCGACTCCTTCACCGTCCTGATGAACCGTCTGGGACTTGGCGCATCCGATGCCTATGCGCTCGCACAGCGTTGCGAAGGCGTTTTTGACGTCCGCAAGCTGCGCGCCGGCAATCCGGTGCAGGCCTATTACGAGACCGCCCAGGGCGGCTCCAGGAGGCTCTGCTATGTCGTATATGCGGAGGACCGGGTCCATTCCACCGTGTTCCAGTGCGCGGATTCCCTCGCTGTCTGGCGGGTGGAGAAGCCCGTGGTGCACCGGCGGCGCATCACGGACGTGACCATCAACAGTTCCCTCTGGAACGACATGATCGCCGCGGGGGGCTCCCCCAATCTGATCATGACCCTGGCCGACATCTATCAGTGGAGCGTCAACTTCTTCACGTTGCAGAAGAACGACCGGTTCCGGATGATCTATACCGAAAGCGTCTGCGAAGGCGATGTGGTCGGCATTGATACGGTGCATTTCTGTCTCTTCAACGCCGCAGCGGGCAAGGAAGTCGCGGCGGTCCGCTTCGACACGGGCGAAGGCGGGCGCAGCACTTACTGGGACAAGGGCGGCGAGAGCCTCAAGCGGATGTTCCTCAAGGCACCGCTTAAGTACAACCGCATCAGCAGCCGGTTCTCCTATGCGCGCAAGCATCCCGTGACAGGCAAGGTCAAGGCCCACACCGCCGTGGATTATGCAGCGCCTACGGGCACACCGGTCCACGCCATCGGCGACGGCACGGTGATGCGCATTGGCTGGGATGCCGGCGGCGGTGGCAACCGGATCCGCCTCAAGCACGCCCGCGGCTACGAGACCAGCTACATGCACCTGTCCAAGTATGCCCCCGGCCTCAAGGTCGGCACGCACGTCTCGCAGGGCCAGCTCATCGGCTATGTCGGCGCCACCGGTACGGCCACGGGCCCGCACCTCGACTTCCGCGTATTCCAGAACGGCAAGGCCATCGACCCGCTGTCGCTCAACTCCCCCGCCTCGGAGCCGCTGGACAAAAAACATCTGGACAAATTCAACGCGCTGTACGACAAGTATATAGCCGAGCTTAATACACCTGTTCAAGCCGGGCGTGACGCAGAGGAAAATGGAGATTAA
- a CDS encoding aquaporin Z, whose protein sequence is MKKYFAECIGTFVLTLLGCGTAMFLGCNTPAGVVGTAVAFGLTVIAMAYTIGSISGCHINPAITLAVALSGRMSWKDACGYWSGQFVGGILAGAVLFLLTRVVAAPDLTGALGSNGVANAGGAGGAILVEAIATFIFVLVVLGSTDAKKGAGNLAGLAIGLTLILVHLVCINLTGTSVNPARSLGPALFANCEALACVWVFFVGPCIGAALAACTWKCLAKE, encoded by the coding sequence ATGAAAAAGTACTTTGCTGAATGTATCGGCACTTTCGTGCTGACGCTTCTCGGTTGCGGCACCGCCATGTTCCTGGGTTGCAACACCCCGGCCGGTGTCGTCGGGACTGCCGTCGCCTTCGGCCTTACCGTCATTGCGATGGCTTACACGATCGGATCCATCTCCGGTTGCCACATCAATCCGGCCATCACCCTCGCCGTGGCCCTGTCCGGCAGGATGAGCTGGAAAGATGCCTGCGGCTACTGGAGCGGGCAGTTCGTCGGCGGCATCCTCGCCGGTGCCGTATTGTTCCTCCTCACCCGGGTCGTCGCCGCGCCCGACCTGACCGGCGCCCTGGGCAGCAACGGTGTCGCCAACGCCGGAGGCGCCGGCGGAGCCATCCTCGTAGAGGCGATCGCCACTTTCATCTTCGTGCTCGTCGTCCTGGGCAGCACCGACGCCAAGAAGGGCGCCGGCAACCTGGCCGGCCTCGCGATCGGTCTTACCCTCATCCTGGTGCACCTCGTGTGCATCAACCTGACCGGCACTTCGGTCAATCCCGCGCGTTCCCTGGGCCCGGCCCTCTTCGCGAACTGCGAAGCGCTGGCCTGCGTATGGGTCTTCTTCGTCGGTCCGTGCATCGGCGCGGCCCTCGCGGCCTGCACCTGGAAGTGCCTCGCCAAGGAGTAG
- a CDS encoding NAD+ diphosphatase: protein MALIDQVTSWEGKKTYLFRGREILVREGGEAAGADAVARLDASCIDRLCEDTLTGCIGVALQPDAPAPAGCAFEPFPSYFYTHDEAENARAARMKGYCNWLSATRFCPYCGHPLVLHESENAQVCPACGRLHYPRIEPCIITLISRGEELLLLRNVRDTQGIYACLAGFVETGETLEQALRREVREETSLEVKNIRYAGSQGWPFPDQLMMAFYAEYAGGEIRIQESEIADARWFRRDALPPLPRPGSIARRLIENDF from the coding sequence ATGGCATTAATTGATCAAGTAACTTCCTGGGAAGGCAAGAAGACTTATCTGTTCCGTGGCCGGGAGATCCTGGTCCGCGAAGGAGGGGAGGCTGCGGGAGCGGACGCCGTCGCCCGTCTCGACGCTTCCTGCATCGACCGCCTCTGCGAGGATACGCTCACCGGCTGCATCGGCGTCGCGCTCCAGCCGGACGCGCCGGCGCCTGCCGGCTGCGCTTTCGAGCCCTTCCCGTCCTATTTCTACACGCACGACGAGGCGGAGAACGCCCGCGCAGCCCGGATGAAGGGCTACTGCAACTGGCTGTCCGCCACACGCTTCTGTCCTTATTGCGGGCACCCGCTCGTGCTCCACGAATCGGAGAACGCCCAGGTCTGTCCCGCCTGCGGCCGGCTGCATTATCCGCGGATCGAGCCCTGCATCATCACGCTCATTTCCCGGGGGGAGGAGCTCCTGCTGCTGCGCAATGTGCGCGACACGCAAGGGATCTACGCCTGCCTGGCCGGCTTCGTCGAGACCGGCGAGACGCTGGAACAGGCCCTGCGCCGCGAAGTGCGCGAGGAGACGTCCCTGGAGGTCAAGAATATCCGTTATGCGGGGAGCCAGGGCTGGCCTTTTCCGGACCAGCTGATGATGGCCTTTTATGCCGAATATGCGGGCGGCGAGATCCGCATCCAGGAGTCGGAGATCGCCGACGCCCGCTGGTTTCGGCGCGACGCGCTGCCGCCCCTGCCAAGGCCGGGCTCCATCGCCCGGCGCCTGATCGAAAACGATTTCTGA
- a CDS encoding Fimbrillin-like produces MRNSYLPVALLAIATLAGCEKEQRSSAAPDPGRPFVIHVINNNEGTRGEEISDVSAFNMVGIQGASSKWMDNFLFTNPGSGWVATGHEDLCWPGGEDTHTFFATCDNTDSAPAIEDGKFEYTVPADVDEQKDLLVALSEGNEDGTPVSLLFKHALSSVKFKIGFDKDARGGENDLHIHVTKITLHHIATKGTFDFANFDTNPWTVDPEDAGYGDIVIKLKNPVDFKPAAVSDFISLDGNIDGDIYVMPHKPTPWDTDGNYGHPLNNSYISVTCQIIEYRTKDTPTYYDLACLDEDSDEDDYAEALEMYTDFYEGLASTENDDWLNDKVLGVIVPTDSDWVMNVVLESILDHRNAEAAANGTEDNLGEVYIPLEMTNGFGFNKTNLINIRMDKMKYDNGKDFYAPFIPIIIPVNP; encoded by the coding sequence ATGAGAAACTCATACCTTCCAGTCGCTCTTCTGGCCATTGCAACCCTCGCGGGTTGCGAAAAAGAGCAACGATCATCTGCCGCTCCGGATCCCGGGAGGCCGTTTGTCATCCATGTGATCAATAACAACGAAGGGACGCGTGGCGAAGAGATTTCCGACGTCAGTGCCTTCAACATGGTGGGCATCCAGGGCGCTTCCAGCAAGTGGATGGACAATTTCCTGTTTACCAACCCCGGAAGCGGCTGGGTAGCCACGGGACACGAAGACCTTTGCTGGCCCGGCGGCGAGGACACGCACACCTTCTTTGCGACCTGCGACAACACGGACTCCGCTCCGGCCATCGAGGACGGAAAGTTCGAGTACACCGTCCCTGCTGACGTCGACGAGCAGAAAGACCTGCTGGTCGCACTGAGCGAAGGCAACGAAGACGGCACGCCCGTGTCCCTGCTCTTCAAGCACGCCCTTTCTTCGGTCAAGTTCAAGATCGGGTTCGACAAGGACGCCCGTGGCGGCGAAAACGACCTTCATATCCACGTGACGAAGATCACGCTGCATCACATTGCCACCAAGGGCACTTTCGATTTCGCGAACTTTGATACAAACCCCTGGACCGTCGATCCGGAAGATGCCGGCTATGGGGATATCGTCATCAAGTTGAAGAATCCCGTAGATTTCAAACCCGCTGCCGTGAGCGACTTCATCTCGCTGGACGGAAATATTGACGGCGACATCTATGTGATGCCGCATAAACCGACGCCTTGGGACACGGACGGCAATTATGGACATCCTTTGAACAACAGCTACATCAGCGTCACCTGCCAGATCATCGAATACAGGACCAAAGACACGCCGACCTATTATGATCTGGCCTGTCTCGACGAGGACTCCGACGAGGATGACTATGCAGAAGCACTGGAGATGTACACTGATTTCTATGAGGGACTGGCGTCGACGGAAAATGACGACTGGCTCAACGACAAGGTGCTTGGAGTGATTGTCCCGACGGACTCGGACTGGGTAATGAATGTCGTCCTTGAAAGTATCCTGGACCATAGGAACGCGGAGGCTGCCGCCAACGGCACCGAGGATAATCTCGGAGAGGTTTACATCCCGCTGGAAATGACCAACGGCTTCGGCTTCAACAAGACGAATCTCATCAATATCAGAATGGACAAGATGAAGTACGACAACGGAAAAGACTTCTATGCTCCGTTCATCCCCATCATCATTCCCGTTAACCCTTAA
- a CDS encoding Glycosyltransferase involved in cell wall bisynthesis, whose translation MIIQNTCKSLLKKVTSIPTGTDVWTGNNLSVRAEIGIFAPAMKILFVINNFYIPGNGISASARRTVAALKQIGEDVRILAGPNPDPDGPQPDFPLEEYIFPFFQPIIESSGFSYASGDMKMIEKAVRWADVVHLEETFVLQWKTIRVAKKLGKPITATFHMFPENLIYSLGIGPLRNWKWLNRTLFKAWRKHIYNACDYIQCPTQMVMDRLRRYHFKSRLSVISNGIVPDACTRPQLPPEDYLAPERPFEVLYVGRLSHEKDQPTLMEAMRYSKYAGRIRLHFAGNGPQNKRYRKKAKKMFAQGVFGYEPVFTFNNREELRQLAAKADLCPHCAPIEVEGLSIMEAMQQGACPVIAVSPYSGTSQFAQDSRCTFPAQDPKALAQRIDYWLDHPQERWEMGLKHAQSMEQYDIRLSAIQLRDALAETLKSR comes from the coding sequence ATGATAATTCAGAACACCTGCAAGTCTCTTTTAAAAAAAGTGACATCGATTCCCACGGGAACGGATGTCTGGACTGGGAACAACTTGTCAGTCCGGGCAGAAATCGGTATCTTTGCGCCCGCAATGAAAATACTGTTTGTAATTAATAATTTCTATATACCCGGAAACGGCATCTCTGCTTCTGCCCGCCGTACCGTCGCTGCATTGAAGCAGATTGGAGAAGATGTCCGTATCCTGGCGGGGCCCAACCCGGACCCTGACGGTCCCCAGCCTGACTTTCCCCTGGAGGAGTATATATTCCCGTTTTTCCAGCCCATCATCGAGTCCAGCGGCTTTTCCTACGCCTCCGGCGACATGAAGATGATCGAGAAAGCGGTCCGTTGGGCCGACGTGGTCCACCTGGAGGAGACTTTCGTCCTGCAGTGGAAGACCATCAGGGTGGCAAAAAAACTGGGCAAACCCATCACCGCGACCTTCCATATGTTCCCCGAGAATCTGATCTACTCGCTGGGCATCGGACCGCTCCGCAACTGGAAGTGGCTCAACCGGACCCTCTTCAAGGCCTGGCGGAAGCATATCTATAATGCGTGTGACTACATTCAGTGCCCCACGCAGATGGTGATGGACCGCCTGCGCCGGTATCATTTCAAATCCCGGCTCTCCGTCATCTCCAACGGCATTGTTCCGGACGCCTGCACCCGGCCTCAGCTCCCTCCGGAGGACTATCTGGCCCCGGAGCGTCCCTTCGAGGTCCTGTATGTCGGCCGTCTTTCCCACGAGAAGGACCAGCCCACGCTGATGGAGGCCATGCGCTACAGCAAATACGCAGGGCGCATCCGGCTCCACTTCGCAGGCAACGGCCCCCAGAACAAGCGCTACCGGAAAAAGGCGAAAAAAATGTTCGCGCAGGGAGTGTTCGGTTACGAACCCGTCTTCACTTTCAACAACCGGGAAGAACTCCGGCAACTGGCCGCCAAGGCCGACCTCTGCCCCCATTGTGCTCCCATCGAAGTGGAAGGGCTCTCCATCATGGAAGCCATGCAGCAGGGCGCCTGCCCCGTCATCGCCGTGAGCCCCTACAGCGGAACATCCCAGTTCGCCCAGGACAGCCGCTGCACGTTCCCGGCACAGGATCCCAAGGCGCTGGCCCAACGCATCGACTACTGGTTGGATCACCCCCAGGAGCGCTGGGAGATGGGATTGAAGCACGCCCAATCCATGGAGCAGTACGACATCCGGCTTTCCGCCATCCAGCTTCGCGACGCCCTGGCAGAAACACTTAAAAGCCGATGA